Proteins from a genomic interval of Maniola hyperantus chromosome 1, iAphHyp1.2, whole genome shotgun sequence:
- the LOC117981988 gene encoding tetratricopeptide repeat protein 14 homolog isoform X10: protein MEMKGESYEAILEKSPGFNNPNCVQYLSELLGISNMHCTNFASLRGGFSSSEYADELRQAQASKWAFRSVAEGIEHFKAGRHSEAFQCLNKALSIDPRNVEGLVARGALYANSGTFKKAIEDFETSLKLNPNHANARKYLGETLVALGRSYEDENKITEAQKAYEDCLAIIPFHEEAKNSLDFLKSKTSTTKPLIEPDELLLPGLTGAKSFEMKETLKQLLNLTEKKDKKKKKKRGKGKKKRSSSSSSSSSDSSSSSSSSESSSSSSESSDTEGPNRKKKRRSQSNNKRQRSLSPLSKRMAMLGDADSASRTHNSQFNHPYGYQPPPPPIEDTNNAPMRSQADIDYELKVRKFLEMTKEDSDYEEKVRSFLEETAQYKRNRKMQELGQQIQPGADHDKKKKKKKDKKKKKESKRKRKEQEREEKRKAKLSRNNSDYTLRELENISDKKLRDAIRKELKGKSKRDQSSDGEYDRKHEKSRLLDNLPELEELQSKINAYHVMVEKDVLSKRDGRGSISPIDQAPPPPLEKPKWKMSMSAVKEPRVKKKETPVPKGYKERYAFEDSSDDSQDHPKPSPGDKNVSVRRAMAMKEPPPLPTAPPPKSSREPDPPGTEPPHGAHHQQHPHAPPVRKGNIVLDKFGSFRLAQEGETPVSVPDGGRPEQFVTRIKPPTPSARRPRSPPSPRRHSSNSSDDGRRSPKRSRSRSRPRKYRFRSGSRSASRSVSSASGSVASRRRRSASPRSRSRSDASRSYYSRSRSRSRSVSRDRMRRFNRRGNWRGRGGFERGTYYRPRFHTYNGGGNRGRGRGDFRRDDGRRFQHEWRDNRSRGGRPFRPRRGGGGRGRPFRGGFRDFRDRRVIGRYSRSRSPDRTRRSRSYSPERRDKERDRLPVHEAGAAPAAPERNYSCSERDSHRSEGEYEEERYVDRKEYDGKWADGNEPEPRHVEEKPEEPPKE, encoded by the exons ATGGAAATGAAAGGAGAAAGTTATGAAGCCATTTTGGAGAAGAGCCCAGGCTTCAATAACCCTAACTGCGTCCAATACCTCTCTGAACTCCTTGGGATCTCTAACATGCATTGCACCAATTTCGCGTCACTGAG AGGAGGATTTTCGTCATCAGAATATGCAGATGAACTCCGTCAAGCACAAGCCAGCAAGTGGGCATTCCGCTCTGTAGCTGAAGGGATAGAACATTTCAAAGCAGGAAGACATTCAGAAGCATTCCAGTGTCTCAATAAAGCTCTGAGTATAGATCCAAGAAATGTTGAAGGTCTTGTCGCTAGAGGTGCTCTATATGCCAACAGCGGAACATTCAAGAAGGCAATAGAGGATTTTGAAACTTCCTTGAAACTAAACCCGAACCATGCGAATGCTCGGAAATATTTGGGAGAGACCTTAGTAGCACTCGGACGTAGCTATGAAGATGAGAACAAAATAACAGAAGCGCAGAAGGCATATGAGGATTGTTTAGCGATAATACCGTTTCACGAGGAGGCAAAGAATTCTTTAGATTTCCTGAAGAGCAAAACATCTACGACTAAACCATTGATAGAGCCAGATGAGTTACTCTTGCCTGGATTAACGGGAGCTAAGTCGTTTGAGATGAAAGAGACACTGAAGCAGTTGCTGAATCTAACAGAGAAGAaagataagaagaagaagaagaaacgtGGGAAAGGAAAGAAGAAAAGGTCCAGCAGCTCGTCATCGTCGTCGAGCGATTCTTCTAGTTCTAGCTCTTCATCTGAGTCATCTTCCTCGTCGTCGGAATCAAGCG ATACAGAAGGCCCTAATCGTAAGAAGAAACGTCGTTCCCAGTCCAACAACAAGCGACAACGCTCGCTGTCGCCGCTCAGCAAGCGCATGGCCATGCTGGGGGATGCTGATTCAGCGTCTCGCACTCACAACTCGCAGTTTAACCACCCCTACGGCTACCAGCCACCGCCGCCGCCCATCGAAGACACCAACAACGCGCCCATGCGATCACAGGCCGATATCGATTACGAGTTAAAG GTAAGAAAGTTCCTAGAAATGACCAAAGAAGACTCTGACTACGAGGAGAAAGTGCGCAGCTTTTTGGAAGAGACAGCTCAGTATAAGCGCAACCGCAAGATGCAAGAGCTCGGCCAGCAGATCCAGCCCGGCGCAGACCACGacaagaagaaaaagaagaagaaggataA GAAAAAGAAGAAGGAATCAAAACGTAAACGCAAAGAGCAAGAAAGGGAAGAGAAAAGAAAGGCAAAGTTATCGCGCAATAATTCTGACTACACCCTCCGTGAGTTGGAGAATATAAGCGACAAGAAACTAAGGGATGCTATAAG GAAAGAATTGAAAGGAAAATCCAAGAGGGATCAAAGTTCTGACGGTGAATATGATCGGAAACATGAAAAGAG CCGACTACTAGACAACTTGCCGGAGCTTGAAGAACTGCAGTCGAAAATCAATGCGTATCATGTTATGGTGGAGAAAGACGTGTTGAGCAAACGCGACGGGCGCGGCTCCATCAGCCCCATCGACcaggcgccgccgccgccgctcgaGAAGCCCAAGTGGAAGATGTCCATGAGCGCCGTCAAAGAGCC TAGGGTTAAGAAGAAAGAAACCCCAGTACCAAAGGGATATAAGGAGCGTTATGCATTCGAAGACAGCTCCGATGATTCACAAGACCATCCTAAG CCGTCACCAGGCGACAAGAATGTGTCGGTCCGTCGCGCGATGGCTATGAAGGAGCCTCCACCGCTGCCCACCGCGCCGCCGCCCAAGTCCAGTCGCGAGCCCGACCCGCCTGGCACCGAGCCGCCGCACGGCGCGCACCACCAGCAGCACCCACACGCACCG CCGGTCCGCAAAGGCAACATAGTTCTGGACAAATTCGGGTCGTTCCGGCTGGCGCAAGAGGGCGAGACGCCCGTGTCGGTGCCGGACGGCGGTCGTCCGGAGCAGTTCGTGACGCGCATCAAGCCGCCCACGCCGTCCGCGCGACGCCCGCGCTCCCCGCCCTCCCCGCGGCGACACTCCTCCAACTCCTCCGATGACGGACGACGATCACCCAAACGATCGAGGAGCAG gtCTCGTCCACGCAAATACCGTTTCCGCTCTGGGTCGCGGTCGGCTTCACGGTCCGTGTCCAGCGCGAGCGGCTCCGTGGCGTCGAGGAGGCGTCGCTCCGCCTCGCCGCGCTCCCGCTCTCGCTCCGACGCCAGCCGCTCGTACTACTCACGCAGTAGGTCACGTTCCCGCTCCGTTTCCAGGGATAG AATGCGACGATTCAATCGACGAGGCAACTGGCGCGGCCGTGGTGGTTTCGAGCGCGGCACATACTACCGGCCACGCTTCCACACATACAACGGCGGCGGCAACCGCGGCAGAGGGCGCGGCGACTTCCGCCGCGACGACGGGCGCCGCTTCCAGCACGAGTGGCGCGACAACCGCTCCAGAGGCGGACGACCCTTCCGCCCCAGGCGTGGCGGTGGCGGCCGAGGACGACCGTTCAG GGGTGGATTCCGCGACTTCCGCGATCGCCGCGTCATCGGCCGCTACTCGCGCTCGCGCAGCCCCGATAGGACTCGCCGCTCCCGCTCCTACAGCCCTGAGAGAAGGGATAAGGAAAGGGACAG GCTTCCTGTACACGAAGCCGGAGCCGCACCAGCGGCGCCGGAACGCAA
- the LOC117981988 gene encoding tetratricopeptide repeat protein 14 homolog isoform X8 — protein sequence MDPPLDAALVAQSINYHGQQLQKTWEAERGEEDLVKIGIGPLDFAVYQSRHKHLTFQDRSKRLKLHQFIAKEANVLFDATVMEETPSSSSLGADATTPEDNLYALMPPFETFLNVDKSARLRHFFDNVKTGELIIGAVINRTASGMMLKVLCTAGPTSRYVADINVKAFLPVGNIIPAVDKKNVSRNYLMNDTVCCEVIEVIPDTDKMVCGMKGITRGPDEPPPKPPLGLLSTDDFPLVYKKTMEMKGESYEAILEKSPGFNNPNCVQYLSELLGISNMHCTNFASLRGGFSSSEYADELRQAQASKWAFRSVAEGIEHFKAGRHSEAFQCLNKALSIDPRNVEGLVARGALYANSGTFKKAIEDFETSLKLNPNHANARKYLGETLVALGRSYEDENKITEAQKAYEDCLAIIPFHEEAKNSLDFLKSKTSTTKPLIEPDELLLPGLTGAKSFEMKETLKQLLNLTEKKDKKKKKKRGKGKKKRSSSSSSSSSDSSSSSSSSESSSSSSESSDTEGPNRKKKRRSQSNNKRQRSLSPLSKRMAMLGDADSASRTHNSQFNHPYGYQPPPPPIEDTNNAPMRSQADIDYELKVRKFLEMTKEDSDYEEKVRSFLEETAQYKRNRKMQELGQQIQPGADHDKKKKKKKDKKKKKESKRKRKEQEREEKRKAKLSRNNSDYTLRELENISDKKLRDAIRKELKGKSKRDQSSDGEYDRKHEKSRLLDNLPELEELQSKINAYHVMVEKDVLSKRDGRGSISPIDQAPPPPLEKPKWKMSMSAVKEPRVKKKETPVPKGYKERYAFEDSSDDSQDHPKPSPGDKNVSVRRAMAMKEPPPLPTAPPPKSSREPDPPGTEPPHGAHHQQHPHAPPVRKGNIVLDKFGSFRLAQEGETPVSVPDGGRPEQFVTRIKPPTPSARRPRSPPSPRRHSSNSSDDGRRSPKRSRSRSRPRKYRFRSGSRSASRSVSSASGSVASRRRRSASPRSRSRSDASRSYYSRSRSRSRSVSRDRMRRFNRRGNWRGRGGFERGTYYRPRFHTYNGGGNRGRGRGDFRRDDGRRFQHEWRDNRSRGGRPFRPRRGGGGRGRPFRGGFRDFRDRRVIGRYSRSRSPDRTRRSRSYSPERRDKERDSHRSEGEYEEERYVDRKEYDGKWADGNEPEPRHVEEKPEEPPKE from the exons ATGGATCCGCCGCTGGATGCGGCATTAGTGGCGCAATCCATTAATTACCATGGACAGCAATTACAAAAAACGTGGGAGGCCGAGAGAGGCGAAGAGGATTTGGTCAAGATTGGCATTGGGCCGCTGGATTTTGCTGTGTACCAGTCCAGACATAAACATCTTACTTTTCAAGACCGTAGTAAGCGGTTAAAACTACACCAGTTTATTGCAAAGGAAGCAAATGTTTTGTTTGATGCTACAGTTATGGAAGAGACCCCATCTTCTTCAAGTTTGGGAGCTGATGCCACTACACCGGAAGACA ATTTATATGCACTGATGCCACCGtttgaaacttttttaaatgTGGACAAGTCAGCAAGATTGAGACATTTTTTTGAT AATGTGAAGACTGGAGAGCTAATCATTGGAGCTGTGATCAACAGAACAGCATCGGGAATGATGTTGAAGGTACTATGCACAGCCGGGCCCACTTCCAGATATGTTGCTGATATCAATGTTAAG GCATTTTTACCTGTGGGAAATATCATACCGGCAGTGGACAAGAAAAATGTGTCAAGAAACTACCTGATGAATGACACAGTTTGCTGCGAAGTGATCGAAGTGATTCCCGACACTGACAAAATGGTTTGCGGCATGAAGGGCATCACTCGCGGGCCGGACGAGCCGCCGCCCAAGCCGCCGCTAGGCCTCCTCAGCACCGACGACTTCCCACTCGTCTACAA GAAAACTATGGAAATGAAAGGAGAAAGTTATGAAGCCATTTTGGAGAAGAGCCCAGGCTTCAATAACCCTAACTGCGTCCAATACCTCTCTGAACTCCTTGGGATCTCTAACATGCATTGCACCAATTTCGCGTCACTGAG AGGAGGATTTTCGTCATCAGAATATGCAGATGAACTCCGTCAAGCACAAGCCAGCAAGTGGGCATTCCGCTCTGTAGCTGAAGGGATAGAACATTTCAAAGCAGGAAGACATTCAGAAGCATTCCAGTGTCTCAATAAAGCTCTGAGTATAGATCCAAGAAATGTTGAAGGTCTTGTCGCTAGAGGTGCTCTATATGCCAACAGCGGAACATTCAAGAAGGCAATAGAGGATTTTGAAACTTCCTTGAAACTAAACCCGAACCATGCGAATGCTCGGAAATATTTGGGAGAGACCTTAGTAGCACTCGGACGTAGCTATGAAGATGAGAACAAAATAACAGAAGCGCAGAAGGCATATGAGGATTGTTTAGCGATAATACCGTTTCACGAGGAGGCAAAGAATTCTTTAGATTTCCTGAAGAGCAAAACATCTACGACTAAACCATTGATAGAGCCAGATGAGTTACTCTTGCCTGGATTAACGGGAGCTAAGTCGTTTGAGATGAAAGAGACACTGAAGCAGTTGCTGAATCTAACAGAGAAGAaagataagaagaagaagaagaaacgtGGGAAAGGAAAGAAGAAAAGGTCCAGCAGCTCGTCATCGTCGTCGAGCGATTCTTCTAGTTCTAGCTCTTCATCTGAGTCATCTTCCTCGTCGTCGGAATCAAGCG ATACAGAAGGCCCTAATCGTAAGAAGAAACGTCGTTCCCAGTCCAACAACAAGCGACAACGCTCGCTGTCGCCGCTCAGCAAGCGCATGGCCATGCTGGGGGATGCTGATTCAGCGTCTCGCACTCACAACTCGCAGTTTAACCACCCCTACGGCTACCAGCCACCGCCGCCGCCCATCGAAGACACCAACAACGCGCCCATGCGATCACAGGCCGATATCGATTACGAGTTAAAG GTAAGAAAGTTCCTAGAAATGACCAAAGAAGACTCTGACTACGAGGAGAAAGTGCGCAGCTTTTTGGAAGAGACAGCTCAGTATAAGCGCAACCGCAAGATGCAAGAGCTCGGCCAGCAGATCCAGCCCGGCGCAGACCACGacaagaagaaaaagaagaagaaggataA GAAAAAGAAGAAGGAATCAAAACGTAAACGCAAAGAGCAAGAAAGGGAAGAGAAAAGAAAGGCAAAGTTATCGCGCAATAATTCTGACTACACCCTCCGTGAGTTGGAGAATATAAGCGACAAGAAACTAAGGGATGCTATAAG GAAAGAATTGAAAGGAAAATCCAAGAGGGATCAAAGTTCTGACGGTGAATATGATCGGAAACATGAAAAGAG CCGACTACTAGACAACTTGCCGGAGCTTGAAGAACTGCAGTCGAAAATCAATGCGTATCATGTTATGGTGGAGAAAGACGTGTTGAGCAAACGCGACGGGCGCGGCTCCATCAGCCCCATCGACcaggcgccgccgccgccgctcgaGAAGCCCAAGTGGAAGATGTCCATGAGCGCCGTCAAAGAGCC TAGGGTTAAGAAGAAAGAAACCCCAGTACCAAAGGGATATAAGGAGCGTTATGCATTCGAAGACAGCTCCGATGATTCACAAGACCATCCTAAG CCGTCACCAGGCGACAAGAATGTGTCGGTCCGTCGCGCGATGGCTATGAAGGAGCCTCCACCGCTGCCCACCGCGCCGCCGCCCAAGTCCAGTCGCGAGCCCGACCCGCCTGGCACCGAGCCGCCGCACGGCGCGCACCACCAGCAGCACCCACACGCACCG CCGGTCCGCAAAGGCAACATAGTTCTGGACAAATTCGGGTCGTTCCGGCTGGCGCAAGAGGGCGAGACGCCCGTGTCGGTGCCGGACGGCGGTCGTCCGGAGCAGTTCGTGACGCGCATCAAGCCGCCCACGCCGTCCGCGCGACGCCCGCGCTCCCCGCCCTCCCCGCGGCGACACTCCTCCAACTCCTCCGATGACGGACGACGATCACCCAAACGATCGAGGAGCAG gtCTCGTCCACGCAAATACCGTTTCCGCTCTGGGTCGCGGTCGGCTTCACGGTCCGTGTCCAGCGCGAGCGGCTCCGTGGCGTCGAGGAGGCGTCGCTCCGCCTCGCCGCGCTCCCGCTCTCGCTCCGACGCCAGCCGCTCGTACTACTCACGCAGTAGGTCACGTTCCCGCTCCGTTTCCAGGGATAG AATGCGACGATTCAATCGACGAGGCAACTGGCGCGGCCGTGGTGGTTTCGAGCGCGGCACATACTACCGGCCACGCTTCCACACATACAACGGCGGCGGCAACCGCGGCAGAGGGCGCGGCGACTTCCGCCGCGACGACGGGCGCCGCTTCCAGCACGAGTGGCGCGACAACCGCTCCAGAGGCGGACGACCCTTCCGCCCCAGGCGTGGCGGTGGCGGCCGAGGACGACCGTTCAG GGGTGGATTCCGCGACTTCCGCGATCGCCGCGTCATCGGCCGCTACTCGCGCTCGCGCAGCCCCGATAGGACTCGCCGCTCCCGCTCCTACAGCCCTGAGAGAAGGGATAAGGAAAGGGACAG
- the LOC117981988 gene encoding tetratricopeptide repeat protein 14 homolog isoform X6, translated as MDPPLDAALVAQSINYHGQQLQKTWEAERGEEDLVKIGIGPLDFAVYQSRHKHLTFQDRSKRLKLHQFIAKEANVLFDATVMEETPSSSSLGADATTPEDNLYALMPPFETFLNVDKSARLRHFFDNVKTGELIIGAVINRTASGMMLKVLCTAGPTSRYVADINVKAFLPVGNIIPAVDKKNVSRNYLMNDTVCCEVIEVIPDTDKMVCGMKGITRGPDEPPPKPPLGLLSTDDFPLVYKKTMEMKGESYEAILEKSPGFNNPNCVQYLSELLGISNMHCTNFASLRGGFSSSEYADELRQAQASKWAFRSVAEGIEHFKAGRHSEAFQCLNKALSIDPRNVEGLVARGALYANSGTFKKAIEDFETSLKLNPNHANARKYLGETLVALGRSYEDENKITEAQKAYEDCLAIIPFHEEAKNSLDFLKSKTSTTKPLIEPDELLLPGLTGAKSFEMKETLKQLLNLTEKKDKKKKKKRGKGKKKRSSSSSSSSSDSSSSSSSSESSSSSSESSDTEGPNRKKKRRSQSNNKRQRSLSPLSKRMAMLGDADSASRTHNSQFNHPYGYQPPPPPIEDTNNAPMRSQADIDYELKVRKFLEMTKEDSDYEEKVRSFLEETAQYKRNRKMQELGQQIQPGADHDKKKKKKKDKKKKKESKRKRKEQEREEKRKAKLSRNNSDYTLRELENISDKKLRDAIRKELKGKSKRDQSSDGEYDRKHEKSRLLDNLPELEELQSKINAYHVMVEKDVLSKRDGRGSISPIDQAPPPPLEKPKWKMSMSAVKEPRVKKKETPVPKGYKERYAFEDSSDDSQDHPKPSPGDKNVSVRRAMAMKEPPPLPTAPPPKSSREPDPPGTEPPHGAHHQQHPHAPPVRKGNIVLDKFGSFRLAQEGETPVSVPDGGRPEQFVTRIKPPTPSARRPRSPPSPRRHSSNSSDDGRRSPKRSRSRSRPRKYRFRSGSRSASRSVSSASGSVASRRRRSASPRSRSRSDASRSYYSRSRSRSRSVSRDRMRRFNRRGNWRGRGGFERGTYYRPRFHTYNGGGNRGRGRGDFRRDDGRRFQHEWRDNRSRGGRPFRPRRGGGGRGRPFRGGFRDFRDRRVIGRYSRSRSPDRTRRSRSYSPERRDKERDSYSCSERDSHRSEGEYEEERYVDRKEYDGKWADGNEPEPRHVEEKPEEPPKE; from the exons ATGGATCCGCCGCTGGATGCGGCATTAGTGGCGCAATCCATTAATTACCATGGACAGCAATTACAAAAAACGTGGGAGGCCGAGAGAGGCGAAGAGGATTTGGTCAAGATTGGCATTGGGCCGCTGGATTTTGCTGTGTACCAGTCCAGACATAAACATCTTACTTTTCAAGACCGTAGTAAGCGGTTAAAACTACACCAGTTTATTGCAAAGGAAGCAAATGTTTTGTTTGATGCTACAGTTATGGAAGAGACCCCATCTTCTTCAAGTTTGGGAGCTGATGCCACTACACCGGAAGACA ATTTATATGCACTGATGCCACCGtttgaaacttttttaaatgTGGACAAGTCAGCAAGATTGAGACATTTTTTTGAT AATGTGAAGACTGGAGAGCTAATCATTGGAGCTGTGATCAACAGAACAGCATCGGGAATGATGTTGAAGGTACTATGCACAGCCGGGCCCACTTCCAGATATGTTGCTGATATCAATGTTAAG GCATTTTTACCTGTGGGAAATATCATACCGGCAGTGGACAAGAAAAATGTGTCAAGAAACTACCTGATGAATGACACAGTTTGCTGCGAAGTGATCGAAGTGATTCCCGACACTGACAAAATGGTTTGCGGCATGAAGGGCATCACTCGCGGGCCGGACGAGCCGCCGCCCAAGCCGCCGCTAGGCCTCCTCAGCACCGACGACTTCCCACTCGTCTACAA GAAAACTATGGAAATGAAAGGAGAAAGTTATGAAGCCATTTTGGAGAAGAGCCCAGGCTTCAATAACCCTAACTGCGTCCAATACCTCTCTGAACTCCTTGGGATCTCTAACATGCATTGCACCAATTTCGCGTCACTGAG AGGAGGATTTTCGTCATCAGAATATGCAGATGAACTCCGTCAAGCACAAGCCAGCAAGTGGGCATTCCGCTCTGTAGCTGAAGGGATAGAACATTTCAAAGCAGGAAGACATTCAGAAGCATTCCAGTGTCTCAATAAAGCTCTGAGTATAGATCCAAGAAATGTTGAAGGTCTTGTCGCTAGAGGTGCTCTATATGCCAACAGCGGAACATTCAAGAAGGCAATAGAGGATTTTGAAACTTCCTTGAAACTAAACCCGAACCATGCGAATGCTCGGAAATATTTGGGAGAGACCTTAGTAGCACTCGGACGTAGCTATGAAGATGAGAACAAAATAACAGAAGCGCAGAAGGCATATGAGGATTGTTTAGCGATAATACCGTTTCACGAGGAGGCAAAGAATTCTTTAGATTTCCTGAAGAGCAAAACATCTACGACTAAACCATTGATAGAGCCAGATGAGTTACTCTTGCCTGGATTAACGGGAGCTAAGTCGTTTGAGATGAAAGAGACACTGAAGCAGTTGCTGAATCTAACAGAGAAGAaagataagaagaagaagaagaaacgtGGGAAAGGAAAGAAGAAAAGGTCCAGCAGCTCGTCATCGTCGTCGAGCGATTCTTCTAGTTCTAGCTCTTCATCTGAGTCATCTTCCTCGTCGTCGGAATCAAGCG ATACAGAAGGCCCTAATCGTAAGAAGAAACGTCGTTCCCAGTCCAACAACAAGCGACAACGCTCGCTGTCGCCGCTCAGCAAGCGCATGGCCATGCTGGGGGATGCTGATTCAGCGTCTCGCACTCACAACTCGCAGTTTAACCACCCCTACGGCTACCAGCCACCGCCGCCGCCCATCGAAGACACCAACAACGCGCCCATGCGATCACAGGCCGATATCGATTACGAGTTAAAG GTAAGAAAGTTCCTAGAAATGACCAAAGAAGACTCTGACTACGAGGAGAAAGTGCGCAGCTTTTTGGAAGAGACAGCTCAGTATAAGCGCAACCGCAAGATGCAAGAGCTCGGCCAGCAGATCCAGCCCGGCGCAGACCACGacaagaagaaaaagaagaagaaggataA GAAAAAGAAGAAGGAATCAAAACGTAAACGCAAAGAGCAAGAAAGGGAAGAGAAAAGAAAGGCAAAGTTATCGCGCAATAATTCTGACTACACCCTCCGTGAGTTGGAGAATATAAGCGACAAGAAACTAAGGGATGCTATAAG GAAAGAATTGAAAGGAAAATCCAAGAGGGATCAAAGTTCTGACGGTGAATATGATCGGAAACATGAAAAGAG CCGACTACTAGACAACTTGCCGGAGCTTGAAGAACTGCAGTCGAAAATCAATGCGTATCATGTTATGGTGGAGAAAGACGTGTTGAGCAAACGCGACGGGCGCGGCTCCATCAGCCCCATCGACcaggcgccgccgccgccgctcgaGAAGCCCAAGTGGAAGATGTCCATGAGCGCCGTCAAAGAGCC TAGGGTTAAGAAGAAAGAAACCCCAGTACCAAAGGGATATAAGGAGCGTTATGCATTCGAAGACAGCTCCGATGATTCACAAGACCATCCTAAG CCGTCACCAGGCGACAAGAATGTGTCGGTCCGTCGCGCGATGGCTATGAAGGAGCCTCCACCGCTGCCCACCGCGCCGCCGCCCAAGTCCAGTCGCGAGCCCGACCCGCCTGGCACCGAGCCGCCGCACGGCGCGCACCACCAGCAGCACCCACACGCACCG CCGGTCCGCAAAGGCAACATAGTTCTGGACAAATTCGGGTCGTTCCGGCTGGCGCAAGAGGGCGAGACGCCCGTGTCGGTGCCGGACGGCGGTCGTCCGGAGCAGTTCGTGACGCGCATCAAGCCGCCCACGCCGTCCGCGCGACGCCCGCGCTCCCCGCCCTCCCCGCGGCGACACTCCTCCAACTCCTCCGATGACGGACGACGATCACCCAAACGATCGAGGAGCAG gtCTCGTCCACGCAAATACCGTTTCCGCTCTGGGTCGCGGTCGGCTTCACGGTCCGTGTCCAGCGCGAGCGGCTCCGTGGCGTCGAGGAGGCGTCGCTCCGCCTCGCCGCGCTCCCGCTCTCGCTCCGACGCCAGCCGCTCGTACTACTCACGCAGTAGGTCACGTTCCCGCTCCGTTTCCAGGGATAG AATGCGACGATTCAATCGACGAGGCAACTGGCGCGGCCGTGGTGGTTTCGAGCGCGGCACATACTACCGGCCACGCTTCCACACATACAACGGCGGCGGCAACCGCGGCAGAGGGCGCGGCGACTTCCGCCGCGACGACGGGCGCCGCTTCCAGCACGAGTGGCGCGACAACCGCTCCAGAGGCGGACGACCCTTCCGCCCCAGGCGTGGCGGTGGCGGCCGAGGACGACCGTTCAG GGGTGGATTCCGCGACTTCCGCGATCGCCGCGTCATCGGCCGCTACTCGCGCTCGCGCAGCCCCGATAGGACTCGCCGCTCCCGCTCCTACAGCCCTGAGAGAAGGGATAAGGAAAGGGACAG